GAAATTTCGGGAATGTCTGGCATGGGCGTGCTCCCTATCCCTTCAGCTTCGCTGTGAGTTCATCGCGGAAATGCCGCAGGAGCGAGAGAAACGGCAGCGGTGCCGCCTGGCCGAGCCCGCAGATGGAGGTGTCCATCATGGCGGCGGACACGTCTTCCAGCTCGGCGAGTTCGCTCCGCGCGGCCCGGCCCTCGATCGCCCGCTTGAGAAAACCGGCGATCTGTTCCGTCCCCATCCGGCAGGGCACGCACTTGCCGCAGGATTCATCGCGGAAAAAGCGCAGCGCGCTCCAGGCCAGCGCCACCATGTCGGCCCCCTCGGGGATGGCGATGAGGGCGCCGCTCCCGAGCATGCTCCCCGCCGCGGCGAGGGCGTCGAAGTCATAGGGCGTCCCGGCGAGCGCGGCGGGGAGAAAGCCGCTGCTCGCCCCGCCCGGACAAAAGGCCTTCAGGCGGCTTCCCTCCTTCATCCCGCCGGCGGTTTTTTCGATCAGCTCCGAGACCGGGGTGCCCAGCTCCACCTCATACACTCCCGGGCGGGCGACCGCGCCGCTGATGCCGGCCATCTTGAATCCGGCGGCGCCGCCGCGGCCGAAGCCCCGGTACCATTCCGGCCCGTTTCGCAGGATGGCGGGTACGAGGGCGAAAGTTTCTACGTTGTTGATGAGGGTGGGCCGGCCGAACAGACCCGCCTCTACCGGAAAGGGGGGCTTGTCCCTCGGCTGGGCGCGCCTGTCCTCGAGCACTTCGAGCAGCGCGGTCTCCTCGCCGCAGATGTAGCCGCCCGGACTCACAAAAATCTGAATCTCCGGCAGTTTGCCCGCTCCCGTCAGCCCGCGCGCGCGGGCCGCGCGGATGGCGCGCTGAAGGGCGAGACGCTGGCGGCCATACTCGTGGCGGATGTAGATCAGCGCGGCCGCGGCCCCCACCGCCCAGGCGCCGATGAGGATGCCCTCCACGATCAGTTCCGGAAAACTGTCCATGAGCGCGCGGTCCTTGAAGGTACCGGGCTCGCTCTCATCGGCGTTGCAGATGAGAAATTTGTGCGGCCCCTTGGCCCGGCGGACCATCTCCCACTTCCGCCCGGCGGGAAACCCCGCGCCGCCCATTCCGCGCAGCCCGCTCTCGGTCAGGGCGGCGATCGCCTCCTCCGGTTTTCCTTCCTGCAAAAGGGCTTTCAGCACCAAAAACGCCTCACCCTTCCGGCGGTAGGGGAAAAGGCGCGATGCGGCTTCGATTTTGGGCGCACTCGATACGGGAGGGCGCTTTCCTCTTTTCGGCTGCCCGGCAATCGCCACAAGACGCTCCGCCGCCGCGCCGGTGTACACCTTCGCCCCTGCCGCTGCGGCAGGGGCCCTGTCGCAGCGGCCCAGACAGGCGCAGCCGGCGACCCGGACGTGACCGGACTTTTTTTGTGCTGCCT
The nucleotide sequence above comes from bacterium. Encoded proteins:
- a CDS encoding SLBB domain-containing protein, which produces AAQKKSGHVRVAGCACLGRCDRAPAAAAGAKVYTGAAAERLVAIAGQPKRGKRPPVSSAPKIEAASRLFPYRRKGEAFLVLKALLQEGKPEEAIAALTESGLRGMGGAGFPAGRKWEMVRRAKGPHKFLICNADESEPGTFKDRALMDSFPELIVEGILIGAWAVGAAAALIYIRHEYGRQRLALQRAIRAARARGLTGAGKLPEIQIFVSPGGYICGEETALLEVLEDRRAQPRDKPPFPVEAGLFGRPTLINNVETFALVPAILRNGPEWYRGFGRGGAAGFKMAGISGAVARPGVYEVELGTPVSELIEKTAGGMKEGSRLKAFCPGGASSGFLPAALAGTPYDFDALAAAGSMLGSGALIAIPEGADMVALAWSALRFFRDESCGKCVPCRMGTEQIAGFLKRAIEGRAARSELAELEDVSAAMMDTSICGLGQAAPLPFLSLLRHFRDELTAKLKG